Below is a window of Prosthecochloris sp. GSB1 DNA.
GGTTCTTCACTGGATGTTCGAGGATCCCAGCATAAACGACTGGGTCATGGCTCACGTCGTCGTTGCCGGTTCGCTCTTCTCGCTGATCGCCCTGGCCCGTATCGCGTTCTTCTCGCATACGTCGCCGCTCTGGGACGATCTCGGTCTGAAGAAAAACTCCTACTCCTTCCCGTGCCTCGGTCCAGTATACGGCGGTACTTGCGGTGTGTCGATCCAGGACCAGCTCTGGTTCGCGATGCTCTGGGGCGTCAAGGGTCTTTCCGCCGTCTGCTGGTATATCGACGGTGCATGGATCGCGTCGATGATGTACGGCGTGCCCGCTGCGGACGCAAAAGCATGGGATGCGGTTGCTGGACTGTCCCATCATTATTCGGCGGGTATTTTCTACTACTTCTGGACTGAAACCGTGACCATCTTCTCGAGTTCGCATCTGTCGGTCATCCTGATGATCGGTCACCTCGTATGGTTCATCAGTTTCGCCGTCTGGTTCGAGGACAGGGGATCCCGTCTCGAAGGCGCGGACATCCAGACCCGCACCATCAGGTGGCTTGGCAAGAAGTTTCTCAACCGTGACGTGCAGTTCAGGTTCCCTGTGCTCACGATTTCGGACTCGAAACTTGCCGGTACCTTCCTGTATTTCGGCGGTACGTTCATGCTTGTCTTCCTGTTCATCGCGAACGGTTTCTATCAGACCGATACCCCGGCTCTTCCGCCGGTGGGCGATGCGGCGGGAACAGGGCAGCAACTGCTGACGCAGGTCGTCGATTTCATCATGAAACTCATTGCCTGATAAAAACCGCTGTCGAAGGGGCCGCAACGCGGCTCCTTCGATAATATGTACGGGCCAGTAAAAAAGAATCGATAGTTTTAAACGATAGGAGGGTATATGGCTGATCCTGTAAAACAGCCGGATCCAGCGTCCGCGGCAGCGAAGCCGAAGCCGCCGGCTCCCAAGGCGAAAGCCCCTGCGCCGGAAGCCAAGCCCGCACCGAAAGCGGCCAAGGGTTCGTCTTTGGAGAAAGGGAGAATGACTCCCCTGGACGTGAATCTCGGGCGTACAGGTCGAAGAATGGAATCGGCGCTTCCCGTTGTGAAGCCCAAACCCAAACCGGTACCGAAAGCGGCGCCAAAAGGAGCGCCAGCAGCCAAGGGTGCACCCGTTGCGAAGGGCGCTCCGGCGAAACCGGCCGCAAAAAAAGCGCCGCGCGCAAAGAAGCATTATTTCATTCTTGAGAATCTTTGCGTCGGTTGCGGACTGTGTCTCGATAAGTGCCCGCCGAAGGTCAACGCGATCGGCTACAAGTTTTACGGAGATGTTCAGGAAGGCGGCTTCAGGTGTTACATCGATCAGGACGCCTGTATTTCCTGCAGCGCCTGCTTCTCTTCGGATGAATGTCCTTCCGGCGCACTGATAGAGATACTGCCTGAGGGAGACGTGCTTGATTTTTCCTACACGCCGCCGGAACGCCTCGATTTCGATCTGCGTTTTCTGCACCGGTTCCACAAGGAAAACAGATAGTATTTTCGCTTTACAGATAACTGTAAAAGCATTGCCCGAAAAGCCCGGGCAATGCTTTTTTTTTGAGATACCGTTCGATATACATGAGGCAAGGAGACAACAATGGCCAAAGGCGCTGCCTCGTGGTCGTGCCGACCTATAACGAGGCCGAAAACATAGGCAAGTTGCTCGAGGAAATTTTTGCCCGCTATACCGCGCATCTGGATGTGCTTGTCATCGATGACAAATCGCCCGACGGCACGGCAACGCTGGTCAGGCGCGCACAGGAAAAAAACGCCCGACTTTTTCTGATTGAACGTCCGGGAAAGATGGGGCTGGGGACAGCCTATATCGAGGGATTCCGATTCGCTATACGCAATCGCTACGATCTGGTGGTAGAAATGGATGCGGATTATTCACACGATCCGGCGGTTCTGGCCGCCATGATGGAAATGGCGAAGGAGGCCGACCTCGTTATCGGTTCGCGCTACATGGGTAATACGGTCAATGTCGTCAACTGGCCGCTCGGGCGTCTGGTTCTTTCCAAGGCCGCGAGCATCTATACCCGCATGATCACAGGAATGCCTGTTTCCGATCCGACAGGGGGATACAAATGTTTCAGGGTATGTTCGCTCGCGAGTCTTGATCTCGAAAAGGTTAAATCCCAGGGGTACTCGTTTCAGATAGAAATGAATTACAGGGCATGGAAAAAGGGGCTCGTCATCAGGGAGATTCCCATTGTTTTCGTCGACAGGACAGTCGGTAAATCGAAAATGACAAGAAAAAATGTCGTCGAGGCCATCTGGATAGTCTGGTGGCTGAAGGCTCTTTCCATAGTCGGGAGACTTTGACCGGCCGTTGAACGCCGGGTTTTCGACTTCCGGCGTCCAGCGGTTCTCCGTGGCTGTTTCCTCAAGCTTCCCGTTCGCTTTTGATCCTGTTCGCGATATCCGGGGGGGCCTCCTCGTAATGGCTGAACTCGCAGGAGTAGCTCGCACGGCTCTGGGTAAGGCGAACCATCTGCAGATGAAACTCCCTCAGTGACGCCTGGGGTATGTTGGCCTTGATGATCTGGAAGCGCGCGTCGCTGTCCATGCCGATGATTTTTCCCCGTTTCGTGGAAATTTCGCCGACAATTTCCCCGGTATACTGTTCGGGTGTGCGCACGCAGAGGGTGAAGTAAGGTTCCAGCAGCATGGGCTTGGCTTTCTCGAAAGCTGCCCTGAAGGCCATGCTTGCCGCGATCTTGAAGGCGTGTTCCGAACTGTCGACGGGGTGGTGTGAACCGTCGTAGGCTACCGCCCTGATATCCACGATCGGATAGCCGGCCAGGATGCCTTCCGCGGCGATCTCCCTCGATCCTTTCTCGACAGCGGGGAGATAACGGGTCGGCACTACGCCACCGACCACCTCGCTGGCGAACTCGAAGCCGGAATTTCTCTCCTTCGGTTCCAGTCTCATCCAGACATCCCCGTACTGACCTCTTCCGCCGGATTGCTTTTTGTACTTGCCCTGCGCCGTCGATGACGAACGGATGGTTTCCCTGTAGGGGATTT
It encodes the following:
- a CDS encoding indolepyruvate ferredoxin oxidoreductase subunit alpha; translation: MADPVKQPDPASAAAKPKPPAPKAKAPAPEAKPAPKAAKGSSLEKGRMTPLDVNLGRTGRRMESALPVVKPKPKPVPKAAPKGAPAAKGAPVAKGAPAKPAAKKAPRAKKHYFILENLCVGCGLCLDKCPPKVNAIGYKFYGDVQEGGFRCYIDQDACISCSACFSSDECPSGALIEILPEGDVLDFSYTPPERLDFDLRFLHRFHKENR
- a CDS encoding polyprenol monophosphomannose synthase, yielding MRQGDNNGQRRCLVVVPTYNEAENIGKLLEEIFARYTAHLDVLVIDDKSPDGTATLVRRAQEKNARLFLIERPGKMGLGTAYIEGFRFAIRNRYDLVVEMDADYSHDPAVLAAMMEMAKEADLVIGSRYMGNTVNVVNWPLGRLVLSKAASIYTRMITGMPVSDPTGGYKCFRVCSLASLDLEKVKSQGYSFQIEMNYRAWKKGLVIREIPIVFVDRTVGKSKMTRKNVVEAIWIVWWLKALSIVGRL